One stretch of Candidatus Poribacteria bacterium DNA includes these proteins:
- a CDS encoding sigma-70 family RNA polymerase sigma factor has translation MVENDVQLIRRILSGDDEAFSILVRKHQKSVHALVWRKIGDFHIAEEITQDTFLRVYKSLATLKDPNLFAGWLYVIANRLCINWNEKNRSVMPSLEDTPIEEIEQSSYMHYISEQRESEVSDRHYEIVQRLLQKLPESERTVVTLYYLGEMTAKEIGKFLGVSVNTIKSRLRRAKKRLRKEEQLLISETLGSIHLPANLTKSIMQQVADIKQTLPPVGRPLLPWAAFGASAVLIMLLLGVSNQYLARFQQPYSFEAQSEPTIEIIDAYITLDIDAKPAVRNQVGRVSIPSKNSGNGLQISETVLSTNTLKDSAKFSTSQWTQTDGPQGGTALDIFATSEKVLYAVTSSGIHRLTAGATAWALIDTSVPISESRMPMAEFENTLYIVSTDEVFTSTNDGETWNELCSRPTGRAIGFIITDEAQGHGSQSHPAMYLALEDKGVFRSTDAGTQWTLLNHGLTDENVSTVAAIGDTVFAGTTMGLYRLNSDAWEQLPVATSEVIHSLVIHENNLYVVTGHDLFTLGLLESRLKDAGQIVRGYNASSSKIFYSTDLGDSWTEITPKNRSPFVRTPTGIKLVVADETLLLLGVAELRSRDGGQTWTDLGFDRNLFTLDSFSTVAIDENTFYNVSTSGVYRTTDAGESWQPFMSGMAGTRMQDLVVFNDRLYMHTGSDVFQSTDGGTSWKNVPINSSGVIRKSEKKELLQGDFSLDSRLVATNNALYGIIPEEDDLRVFHLPLNSDAFVPVHKIPAFARRSPSFNVWTREALAYELWTSVEEVKQDYSSDGHEESDSVPVTLYFRKKHWEAGGFAVSDETFYIECQRRLFKWKPGSQEWRNTKLIDTSEQPDSELDKGFKLAVAAETVYVGKRDGTLFQSLDDGDSWKEITASLPLHFTHFNEIAFAGATVYVATDKGVLSSQNGEDWRVITDTMGTRIVIDRFAVNSATVYGAGDTGVYRLKTEWQQISPEVPGKVISLIVSNDRLYIATEQRGLFHISLGEEAWVGMTK, from the coding sequence ATGGTAGAAAATGATGTTCAACTGATTCGCAGAATTTTATCAGGTGATGACGAGGCATTCAGTATCTTGGTCCGGAAGCACCAAAAAAGTGTCCATGCGCTTGTATGGCGGAAAATTGGGGATTTTCATATTGCTGAGGAGATTACGCAGGACACCTTTCTCCGAGTATATAAAAGCCTTGCAACACTGAAAGATCCCAATCTGTTTGCTGGATGGCTTTATGTCATCGCAAATCGGCTTTGCATTAATTGGAACGAAAAAAATAGATCGGTGATGCCATCCTTAGAAGATACACCCATCGAAGAGATCGAGCAATCTTCTTATATGCATTATATATCGGAGCAACGTGAGTCAGAGGTCTCTGATCGTCATTATGAAATCGTCCAAAGGCTTCTCCAAAAATTGCCAGAGAGTGAACGCACAGTCGTGACACTCTATTATCTCGGTGAAATGACGGCAAAGGAAATTGGGAAGTTTTTAGGTGTGTCGGTGAACACGATTAAAAGTCGGCTTCGGCGAGCGAAAAAGCGTTTACGGAAGGAAGAGCAGCTCTTGATTAGCGAAACGCTTGGGAGTATCCACTTACCTGCCAATCTCACCAAGAGCATTATGCAACAAGTTGCTGATATAAAACAGACACTCCCTCCGGTAGGGAGACCGCTGCTACCATGGGCGGCTTTTGGCGCATCTGCCGTCTTGATTATGTTATTGCTCGGTGTTAGCAATCAATACCTCGCCCGTTTTCAACAGCCATATAGTTTTGAAGCGCAATCTGAACCTACGATTGAAATCATTGATGCCTATATTACGCTTGATATTGATGCAAAACCAGCTGTCCGAAATCAAGTCGGACGTGTTTCTATCCCCAGTAAAAATAGCGGAAACGGTCTACAAATTTCCGAGACGGTTTTATCAACCAATACACTGAAAGATTCCGCCAAGTTTTCTACTTCACAATGGACTCAAACAGATGGACCTCAAGGTGGCACCGCCCTTGACATCTTTGCTACATCTGAAAAGGTCCTTTATGCCGTTACATCTTCAGGTATCCACAGATTGACAGCAGGGGCAACTGCCTGGGCACTCATCGACACCAGCGTTCCAATCAGTGAGTCCCGGATGCCTATGGCAGAGTTCGAGAACACTCTCTACATTGTTTCCACTGATGAAGTGTTTACTTCAACTAACGATGGCGAAACATGGAATGAATTATGTTCACGACCAACGGGTCGTGCTATTGGATTCATCATAACAGATGAGGCACAAGGACACGGATCACAATCCCATCCGGCAATGTATCTCGCCCTTGAAGATAAAGGTGTTTTCCGATCTACCGATGCTGGTACCCAGTGGACCCTCCTTAACCATGGCTTGACAGATGAAAACGTTTCTACGGTCGCTGCAATCGGTGACACAGTATTTGCTGGCACAACCATGGGACTTTACCGCCTCAATTCAGATGCTTGGGAGCAACTGCCCGTGGCTACCTCTGAAGTTATTCATTCTTTGGTGATTCATGAGAATAACCTCTATGTCGTAACAGGTCACGATCTTTTTACTTTAGGACTGCTTGAATCAAGGTTAAAGGATGCAGGGCAAATAGTGCGCGGTTACAACGCAAGTTCAAGTAAAATTTTCTATTCGACTGATTTGGGAGATTCGTGGACTGAGATAACACCGAAAAACAGGTCTCCGTTTGTGAGAACACCAACCGGTATAAAACTTGTGGTTGCTGATGAAACACTCCTGCTGCTCGGTGTCGCTGAATTACGCTCAAGAGATGGCGGGCAAACTTGGACAGACCTCGGATTCGACAGAAATTTGTTTACGCTGGATAGTTTTTCAACTGTGGCGATAGATGAGAATACGTTTTACAACGTTAGCACATCCGGTGTTTATCGGACAACTGATGCGGGTGAATCGTGGCAACCATTTATGAGCGGGATGGCAGGTACCAGAATGCAGGATTTAGTGGTGTTCAATGACAGACTCTACATGCATACCGGCAGCGACGTTTTCCAATCAACCGACGGGGGTACATCGTGGAAAAATGTTCCGATTAATTCGAGCGGTGTTATCCGTAAGTCTGAAAAAAAGGAACTGCTTCAAGGCGATTTCTCGCTTGATTCAAGGTTGGTAGCAACTAACAACGCTCTTTATGGAATTATACCTGAAGAGGACGACTTACGCGTTTTCCATTTACCTCTAAATAGTGATGCGTTCGTTCCTGTTCACAAGATACCCGCTTTTGCAAGGCGATCACCATCTTTTAATGTGTGGACAAGAGAAGCCTTAGCATACGAGTTATGGACGAGCGTTGAAGAAGTGAAACAGGATTATTCGTCTGATGGTCATGAAGAAAGCGATAGCGTACCTGTTACGTTGTATTTTAGAAAAAAACATTGGGAAGCTGGTGGATTTGCTGTCAGCGATGAGACGTTCTACATAGAATGCCAACGACGGCTTTTCAAGTGGAAACCCGGCAGTCAGGAATGGAGAAATACGAAACTGATAGATACCAGTGAACAACCTGATAGCGAATTGGATAAGGGGTTCAAATTAGCAGTTGCAGCGGAAACTGTCTATGTGGGTAAGCGGGATGGCACACTCTTTCAATCGCTTGATGACGGAGACAGTTGGAAGGAGATTACAGCAAGTCTTCCGCTTCATTTTACCCACTTCAATGAAATAGCCTTCGCAGGCGCAACGGTTTATGTCGCAACCGATAAAGGCGTTTTATCCTCACAGAATGGAGAAGACTGGCGCGTGATAACCGATACAATGGGGACGCGTATTGTCATAGACCGATTCGCTGTAAATAGTGCCACCGTTTATGGTGCTGGCGATACAGGGGTTTATCGCTTAAAAACCGAATGGCAACAGATTTCTCCAGAGGTTCCAGGTAAAGTTATATCCCTCATTGTCAGCAACGACAGACTTTACATTGCTACCGAACAACGCGGTCTATTTCACATCTCGCTTGGAGAAGAAGCGTGGGTAGGAATGACGAAATAA
- the mtnA gene encoding S-methyl-5-thioribose-1-phosphate isomerase has protein sequence MAVSTIEWADGRIRMIDQTLLPNEFKQIYCDDLPSTWEAIKSLRVRGAPAIGIAGALGAVLGIWDSTAKTYDDFAAELKSATDYLATSRPTAVNLFWALDRMTQTAEKNSYLQIPELKEVLLAEALEIIDEDKAMCRAIGQHGMALLNENDTILTHCNAGGLATSDYGTALAVMFSAHEAGKKIQVYADETRPLLQGARLTTWELMQAGIDVTLICDNMAAQVMKEDKIQCVIVGADRIAANGDTANKIGTYNVAILAEAHGIPFYVAAPTSTLDFALETGAEIPIEQRAAEEVTEGFGKLTAPEGVKVYSPAFDVTPAAFVTAIITEKGVARAPYTDSLKALRDS, from the coding sequence ATGGCAGTTTCAACAATTGAGTGGGCGGATGGCAGAATTCGGATGATTGACCAGACGCTGTTGCCCAACGAATTCAAGCAAATTTATTGCGATGATCTTCCATCAACTTGGGAAGCAATTAAATCGCTACGTGTGCGCGGTGCACCCGCAATCGGCATCGCTGGTGCCTTGGGCGCGGTGCTCGGAATATGGGATTCTACTGCTAAAACCTACGATGATTTTGCCGCTGAACTCAAGTCCGCTACCGATTATCTGGCAACGTCACGACCAACAGCCGTCAATTTGTTTTGGGCACTCGATAGAATGACGCAGACAGCCGAAAAGAACAGCTATCTTCAGATTCCTGAACTCAAAGAGGTGCTGCTTGCTGAGGCTCTGGAGATTATTGATGAAGACAAAGCGATGTGTCGTGCTATCGGGCAGCACGGCATGGCGTTGCTGAATGAAAACGATACGATTTTGACGCACTGCAATGCTGGTGGGTTAGCTACATCCGACTATGGCACAGCGTTAGCCGTTATGTTCAGTGCACACGAAGCTGGTAAAAAAATTCAAGTTTATGCTGATGAGACGCGCCCACTGTTACAAGGCGCGCGTCTCACCACTTGGGAACTCATGCAGGCAGGCATTGATGTAACCCTTATCTGTGACAACATGGCGGCGCAGGTCATGAAAGAGGATAAAATCCAATGCGTTATTGTCGGAGCTGACCGCATTGCAGCAAACGGTGACACTGCAAACAAGATCGGCACCTATAACGTTGCTATCCTTGCAGAGGCGCACGGTATCCCTTTTTATGTCGCCGCCCCGACTTCAACGTTAGACTTCGCCCTTGAAACAGGAGCAGAAATTCCTATTGAGCAGCGGGCAGCGGAAGAGGTAACTGAGGGCTTTGGAAAACTAACTGCCCCTGAAGGTGTCAAGGTCTATAGTCCCGCGTTTGACGTTACACCGGCTGCGTTCGTCACAGCGATTATTACGGAAAAAGGTGTCGCACGCGCACCCTATACAGATAGTCTGAAGGCATTACGGGACTCGTAG
- a CDS encoding cold shock domain-containing protein yields MPTGRIKYYNFDKGFGFIAQDSSDADVFLHSSAIKQPEYEELRVGQRVKYNIIEGEKGLVAQNVEVLLTPTERRWLRQGKAIIPRGYAGFPGQNQGQFLSDEGMSNTDYKADESRPLRNRRDRDTSTAPSRSKAEPQHTSTRNSDDSTAQAREGQDPSSKQLSFGDLYILKQINFETSMFFALYNQVQLPATVLEMTLSTLTLNSNGKEQHVAKTDVKYCYKDVDAERVQASVAIDDAVKAQQLTQLAPDAQAPEIDTEAVQHARKNGTPIQVNLREGEMFRGTIDWVSPYEIKLILENGAKVVIFRHAVYSFSVG; encoded by the coding sequence ATGCCTACAGGACGGATTAAGTATTACAATTTCGATAAAGGCTTCGGATTTATCGCGCAAGATAGCAGTGATGCTGATGTCTTTTTACACAGCTCCGCGATTAAGCAGCCCGAATATGAAGAGCTCCGTGTCGGGCAGCGCGTAAAGTACAACATTATTGAAGGCGAGAAGGGACTCGTTGCCCAAAATGTCGAAGTCTTATTGACACCAACAGAACGCCGATGGCTGCGGCAGGGAAAAGCAATTATTCCACGTGGTTATGCTGGCTTCCCCGGTCAGAATCAGGGACAATTTCTCAGTGATGAGGGAATGAGCAACACTGATTACAAAGCCGATGAATCAAGACCCCTTCGGAATCGCCGAGACCGCGATACATCCACAGCACCTTCAAGGTCTAAAGCAGAGCCTCAACACACCTCAACAAGAAATTCTGACGACTCCACAGCACAAGCACGAGAGGGACAAGACCCGTCTTCCAAGCAACTCAGCTTTGGCGACCTCTACATTCTTAAGCAGATTAATTTTGAAACATCTATGTTTTTTGCGTTGTATAACCAGGTGCAACTCCCTGCTACCGTCCTTGAAATGACGCTTTCTACGCTGACACTCAATAGCAATGGAAAGGAACAGCACGTCGCGAAAACAGATGTTAAATACTGCTATAAAGATGTTGATGCGGAAAGGGTTCAGGCTTCTGTTGCTATTGATGACGCTGTGAAGGCACAGCAATTGACACAACTTGCCCCTGACGCGCAGGCACCTGAGATTGATACAGAAGCCGTTCAACACGCCCGAAAAAATGGCACCCCGATTCAGGTTAACCTTCGTGAAGGTGAAATGTTTCGCGGGACTATAGATTGGGTCAGTCCGTATGAGATTAAGCTCATTTTAGAGAACGGCGCGAAAGTCGTTATTTTTCGGCATGCTGTCTACAGTTTTTCCGTAGGTTAG
- a CDS encoding amidohydrolase family protein: MATTDLTHHIQSIRLVDTHEHMRREAEWVENGPDILQDLFGNYVPADLVTAGASPKAMENLMDASQDIASRFEGIRDAWEATQFTGYGEAVNLIAKHIYGLDELTSDGLAGADNLKTLRSPGKRYHILHDIANLDHIQTDDFSWQCTPDTSGPDFFLYDLSWATFCNGQVDPSAIHAETGVEVNDLASLKQGMEAIFAKHAPCAIAVKSQHAYNRTLDWIERSDAEASAALNAVLTKLASDIDEATRLCLGDWCWARGVELTIEHNLPFKIHTGYYAGNDRMPVRRIPAGNMCALFARYLDAKFVLMHIAYPYNDELVALAKHYRNIWVDFCWAWSIDPYSSRDFLRRCIHAVPSNKLFAFGGDTGWPTSAMAYAIQARNEIRRALEAEIADGYLTEKQAMAFATRIMNTNQYDCFDISGTRSSIAKAA, from the coding sequence ATGGCAACCACCGATTTGACACATCACATCCAATCCATCCGCCTTGTTGATACACACGAACACATGAGGCGCGAAGCCGAATGGGTGGAAAATGGTCCCGATATCCTCCAAGATCTGTTCGGAAACTATGTTCCAGCCGACCTTGTAACAGCCGGTGCCTCCCCAAAAGCGATGGAAAACCTAATGGATGCATCCCAAGACATCGCATCACGGTTTGAAGGTATCCGAGACGCGTGGGAAGCGACACAGTTTACTGGATATGGCGAAGCAGTCAACCTCATCGCGAAACACATCTATGGACTCGACGAACTAACAAGCGATGGACTTGCGGGTGCCGATAACCTAAAGACGCTTCGCAGTCCCGGCAAACGCTATCACATTTTACACGACATCGCGAATCTTGACCATATTCAAACGGATGACTTCAGTTGGCAGTGCACACCAGACACATCCGGTCCCGATTTTTTCCTCTACGATCTTTCGTGGGCAACATTCTGTAACGGACAGGTTGATCCCAGTGCTATTCACGCCGAAACAGGCGTTGAAGTCAACGACCTCGCTTCCCTTAAACAAGGCATGGAGGCGATCTTTGCCAAGCATGCCCCGTGTGCTATCGCCGTAAAATCGCAGCATGCTTACAACCGTACGCTCGATTGGATCGAAAGGAGCGATGCTGAGGCTTCTGCTGCACTTAACGCTGTTCTCACAAAACTCGCTTCAGATATTGACGAAGCAACACGACTCTGTCTCGGCGATTGGTGCTGGGCGAGAGGTGTTGAACTCACGATTGAACACAACCTCCCCTTTAAAATTCACACCGGTTATTATGCTGGCAACGACCGAATGCCGGTGCGGCGTATCCCTGCTGGCAATATGTGTGCGCTGTTCGCTCGTTATCTTGACGCGAAGTTTGTTCTGATGCACATCGCCTACCCTTACAACGATGAATTGGTTGCGCTCGCCAAGCACTATCGCAATATTTGGGTTGACTTTTGCTGGGCGTGGAGCATTGATCCCTACAGTTCGCGTGATTTCCTCCGACGATGTATTCATGCGGTGCCCTCAAATAAGCTGTTCGCCTTCGGTGGCGATACGGGGTGGCCCACCAGCGCAATGGCGTATGCGATCCAAGCTCGAAACGAAATCCGACGCGCCCTTGAGGCTGAAATTGCAGACGGCTACCTCACGGAAAAACAGGCAATGGCGTTTGCAACTCGGATTATGAATACGAATCAATACGACTGCTTTGACATAAGCGGCACCCGCTCGAGCATTGCAAAAGCAGCGTAA
- a CDS encoding 4Fe-4S binding protein — MTYVICEPCIEVKDSACVDVCPVDCIHPLPDADEFEEADQLYIDPEECIDCGVCEPECPVEAIFMEEDVPEEWEEYIEINAEYFE; from the coding sequence ATGACGTATGTGATTTGTGAACCGTGTATTGAAGTCAAGGACAGTGCATGCGTTGATGTGTGTCCAGTGGACTGCATTCATCCTCTACCCGATGCTGATGAGTTCGAAGAAGCCGACCAACTCTACATCGATCCGGAAGAGTGCATCGATTGTGGTGTATGTGAACCCGAATGCCCCGTCGAGGCTATCTTCATGGAGGAAGATGTCCCTGAAGAATGGGAAGAGTACATCGAAATCAATGCGGAATACTTTGAATAA
- a CDS encoding acetolactate synthase large subunit — protein MKASELIVKCLENENVDYIFGLPGEENLDLMDALLGSDIQFIQTRDERGAAFMADVYGRLTGRAGVCLSTLGPGAMNLVTGVADANMDRAPLVAITGQASLDRMHKESHQYMDVVSVFKPMTKWNTLLHLPEIIPESISKAFKVATAEKPGATHIDFPEDVAKMEISAEPVPHDFPSEAEPVASCLARAAQLINDAKQPIILAGNGVVRQGASRILTQLAEMTNIPVAHTFMGKGSIPWTHRLSLLSVGLQANDFVSCGFDRADLVIAIGYDIVEYHPRLWNPDRNKKLIHIDTEPSESDAAYVTDVEMVGNIRQSLRHLMAQEIYPKDSEYASNTLRKIILDQLDQHRDDTEFPMKPQKILSDVRSVLAEDDILISDVGAHKMWIARMYPCYQPNTCIISNGFASMGIALPGAFVAKLIYPERKCLAICGDGGFMMNSQELETATRTGVPFVTLIFNDEAYGLIEWKQMNGFGRPAHIDFTNPDFVKYAEAFGAKGYRVEGSDELVPILKDAFSQKVPSVIDCPVDYSENLRLTNELGHLTCPI, from the coding sequence ATGAAAGCATCAGAATTGATCGTTAAATGCTTAGAAAATGAAAACGTTGATTATATTTTCGGATTACCGGGTGAGGAAAACTTGGATTTAATGGATGCCTTATTGGGATCCGATATTCAATTTATTCAGACCCGCGATGAACGGGGTGCCGCCTTTATGGCGGATGTCTACGGACGACTCACTGGGCGCGCGGGGGTCTGTCTTTCTACTCTCGGTCCGGGTGCCATGAACCTTGTCACAGGGGTTGCTGATGCCAATATGGATAGGGCACCGCTCGTTGCAATTACCGGGCAAGCAAGTCTCGACAGGATGCACAAAGAATCGCATCAATATATGGATGTCGTTTCTGTTTTCAAACCGATGACAAAATGGAATACACTTCTCCACCTCCCTGAAATCATACCGGAATCGATCAGCAAAGCCTTTAAGGTCGCGACAGCAGAAAAGCCGGGGGCGACACACATCGATTTTCCTGAAGATGTCGCAAAAATGGAAATTAGCGCGGAACCTGTCCCACATGACTTTCCGAGCGAAGCAGAACCCGTTGCGTCCTGTTTGGCACGCGCCGCGCAGCTGATTAACGATGCAAAGCAACCTATTATCCTTGCGGGGAATGGCGTTGTCCGTCAAGGTGCCTCTCGGATTCTGACCCAACTCGCTGAGATGACGAATATCCCTGTTGCCCATACCTTCATGGGCAAAGGTAGTATTCCGTGGACCCATCGACTCTCTCTCCTCAGTGTCGGGTTGCAAGCAAACGATTTCGTTTCTTGTGGATTCGATCGCGCAGACCTCGTTATCGCAATCGGCTATGATATTGTTGAATATCATCCACGTCTCTGGAATCCTGATCGAAATAAAAAACTCATCCATATTGATACCGAACCGAGCGAAAGTGATGCCGCCTATGTTACGGATGTCGAAATGGTCGGCAATATTCGGCAGAGCCTTAGACACCTGATGGCACAAGAAATCTATCCCAAAGATTCAGAGTATGCCTCAAACACCTTACGGAAAATCATACTCGATCAACTTGACCAGCATCGCGATGATACAGAGTTTCCGATGAAGCCACAAAAAATTTTGAGTGATGTCCGCTCCGTTCTCGCTGAAGATGACATTCTCATCTCCGATGTCGGCGCACACAAAATGTGGATTGCCCGTATGTATCCCTGTTATCAACCCAATACATGCATTATCTCCAATGGGTTTGCCTCCATGGGAATCGCGCTACCCGGTGCTTTCGTCGCCAAACTTATCTACCCGGAACGTAAATGTTTGGCAATCTGCGGGGACGGTGGATTCATGATGAACTCACAGGAACTCGAAACCGCAACGCGAACTGGGGTGCCGTTTGTTACACTTATCTTCAATGATGAGGCTTACGGACTTATTGAGTGGAAACAGATGAACGGTTTTGGTAGACCCGCACACATCGATTTCACGAATCCTGACTTTGTTAAATACGCCGAGGCCTTCGGTGCCAAGGGTTATAGAGTTGAAGGGAGTGACGAACTGGTGCCCATACTCAAAGATGCGTTCAGTCAGAAGGTCCCTTCGGTTATCGATTGTCCCGTTGATTACTCTGAGAACCTGCGTTTAACCAACGAACTTGGGCATTTAACATGTCCTATTTAA
- a CDS encoding T9SS type A sorting domain-containing protein, protein MTEHPLFKSFGKTSDDPIIYTLIVYDETPPSDESSTGNSATPPSQPEPKTPSATSTEPSTEQAPKVSTPDESSTSKTPAQQAAPQSSTRNTPAQQAAAQSSTGNTQGTPRSDTTNTPADTTRTPTPDTPQQQASNLVVEALKVNKDVLDAGESFTISAVVKNQGEGSSETTGTLTYYQYFDDKSVEKVGESEIALLAAGETTDVGITLTAPETSGSHSYYACVSTNCASIVKISVRSEIKELVISSGDNQTGTPNNDLPNPISVQVLDEDGVGVPRVLVIFRVVSGTAHMRRAGGPKRWRGTSAWTDSEGYAKAYVTPADTETIKIRASVDGLDPVVFTVNPEQVGSAPSAQLQSHITALLANYPNPFNPETWIPYRLAKASEVVVVIFASNGQVIRRLHLGHQPADIYQSRSRAAHWDGKNEYGEPVASGVYFYTFTAGDFIATRKMLIMK, encoded by the coding sequence GTGACAGAGCATCCTCTTTTCAAGAGCTTTGGGAAGACGAGTGATGATCCTATCATCTATACACTCATCGTATATGATGAAACCCCTCCGTCTGATGAGAGTTCAACGGGCAATTCCGCCACGCCGCCAAGTCAACCGGAACCCAAAACCCCCTCAGCAACTTCTACTGAACCTTCTACCGAGCAGGCACCCAAGGTGTCCACGCCTGATGAGAGTTCAACGAGTAAGACACCAGCACAGCAGGCTGCTCCTCAAAGTTCAACACGGAATACACCAGCACAGCAGGCTGCCGCTCAAAGTTCAACGGGGAATACACAAGGAACGCCGCGTTCGGACACCACTAACACACCTGCCGATACGACACGAACACCGACACCTGATACACCTCAGCAACAAGCATCTAATTTGGTTGTTGAAGCACTTAAAGTAAACAAAGATGTTTTGGATGCAGGTGAATCTTTTACAATTTCTGCAGTTGTCAAAAATCAGGGCGAAGGATCGTCGGAAACCACAGGAACGCTAACATACTATCAATACTTTGATGATAAGTCCGTAGAAAAGGTGGGTGAATCTGAGATTGCCTTACTTGCTGCTGGCGAAACAACCGATGTCGGTATTACACTGACAGCACCAGAAACGTCTGGATCACATTCTTATTATGCATGTGTTAGCACGAACTGCGCATCTATCGTCAAGATTTCTGTCAGATCAGAAATAAAAGAATTGGTAATTTCTTCTGGAGATAATCAGACGGGAACCCCTAACAACGATTTGCCTAACCCTATTTCTGTACAGGTATTAGATGAGGATGGCGTAGGTGTTCCACGTGTTCTCGTTATTTTCCGAGTTGTGTCTGGCACAGCTCACATGAGGCGAGCAGGGGGCCCTAAAAGATGGCGCGGTACGTCTGCGTGGACAGATAGTGAGGGGTATGCGAAAGCGTATGTCACGCCAGCAGACACGGAAACAATAAAGATTCGAGCAAGTGTTGATGGTTTAGACCCAGTCGTCTTTACGGTTAATCCTGAACAGGTGGGCAGTGCTCCTTCAGCACAGTTGCAATCTCATATAACCGCTTTGTTGGCGAACTACCCAAACCCCTTTAACCCAGAGACGTGGATTCCTTATAGGTTAGCGAAAGCGTCAGAAGTTGTTGTGGTAATCTTTGCTTCAAATGGGCAAGTCATTCGTCGGCTACACCTCGGTCATCAACCCGCTGACATCTACCAAAGTCGTAGCCGTGCTGCCCACTGGGACGGCAAGAATGAATACGGTGAACCCGTCGCAAGCGGTGTCTATTTTTATACGTTTACAGCCGGCGATTTCATTGCAACGAGAAAAATGTTGATAATGAAATAG
- a CDS encoding DUF971 domain-containing protein → MQKSQPTRIERTQTSLKIEWKDSYQSELSYRLLRQKCPCAHCDATRTGKDPFHILPSDDFFQNLSLVDIQRVGRYAVRLVWNDGHRTGIYTFQFLRELSENPPEI, encoded by the coding sequence ATGCAGAAATCTCAACCAACTCGTATTGAAAGAACCCAGACAAGCCTGAAAATCGAATGGAAAGATTCGTACCAAAGCGAATTGTCCTACCGCCTTCTCCGACAAAAATGCCCCTGCGCCCACTGCGATGCCACGCGAACAGGAAAAGATCCTTTTCACATTTTACCCTCTGACGATTTTTTTCAAAACCTATCTCTTGTGGACATTCAGCGAGTCGGACGCTACGCAGTGAGATTGGTATGGAACGATGGACATCGCACTGGAATTTATACGTTCCAATTTCTGCGTGAGCTGAGCGAAAACCCGCCTGAAATTTAA